The nucleotide window CGGTTTGTTTCGCCCGCGAGCACCATGTCACGCCATCGCGTACCCGACTTGACTCATGGTTGCGCAGAGAGGTCCCCGTCGCGATCCAAAGCTGGGGGGTGTTTCCTGGAGCCCACGACCGGATTCGAACCGGTGACCTTGTCCTTACCAAGGACACGCTCTGCCGCCTGAGCTACGTGGGCCCGTGCGTCCATTGCACCGTCGCCGGCCGCGAAACGTACGCCCCGTTCACGGCGTCATCCGCGCCGCACTCGCTATGTCCATCCGCGGACCCACGCCCACCGAGCCCGTGTGTACCGCCGCCGGCACCGCGATTATAGCAGAGCATGCGGTGCCGCTGCGTATATTGTACCATTAAACCACTGGTCGACCCTGTTGACGAATGGCCGGAGGAAGTGTCTGCGGTTGAGCCTAACTCGCGCGCGGAGCTCGACATGATGGCTCAAGCCTCACTCACCCGACCAATCCGGAGGAGCGGAATGTTATCGCTCGGCGAGCGGATCCGCGCGCGCCGCAAGGAACTGCGGCTGACCCAATCGCAGCTCGGCGGCACCGAGCTCACCAAAGGGTTCATCAGCCTGATCGAAAAGGACCGCGCCAAGCCGTCGATCGAAACCCTGATCCTGCTGGCGAAGCGGCTGCAGCGGCCGATCGGCTACTTCCTCGAAGAGAGCACCCCGCTCGGCCGCCGCGCGCTGCAGACATTGCTCAGCCTGGGCTGGGCGCTGCTCAAGCAGGGCGATTTCACGCAGGCTGCCGAGACGTTCACACAGACCCGCGGCATCGCCCAGCAGCAGGACGACAAGAACGCCGAGGCCGAGGCCTGCTGCGGGCTCGGCTCCGCGCTTGCGGGGCTCCGGCAGTTCGACCTCGCGCGGCAGAATGTCGACCGTGCGCGCGACCTCGCCGCGGAGATTCAGGAGCCGCGCCACTTCGCCCGCATCAGCCACGTGCTCGGCCTGATCGCGTACTACGAGCGCGATCTCGCCGCCGCCCGCGAGCACTTTCTCGAAGCCCACCGGCGCGTGCAGGCGGAAGGCGAGCCGGACGTTTCCCTCACCGGCGCGCTCCTGCTGAACCTCGGCAACACTTACCAGGAGGCCGGCGAGCACCAGGAGGCCGCGCGCTGGTACCGCGAAGCGCTCGCGCTGCTCGAGCCGACCCAGGACCTGCGGCGCATCGGGCTGGTCCACGTGCAGCTCGGCATCGCCCACCGCGACGCCGGACGTCCGGACGCCGCGCTCGCGCACCTCGCCCGCGCGGAACACCTCTTCGAGCTGCTGGAGGACATCCGGCTGCTGGCTCAGGCGCGGACGAGCATGGGCATCATGCTGCTCGAGCACGGCGACGTGCAGGACGCGATCGAGCAGCTCCGGAGCAGCCTCCGCATCAAGCAGCAGCTCGGCGACGACCCCGGGCGGGCGCGCAGCCTGACGGAGCTGGCGCGCGCGCTGGTCGTGACGGGCGCGCTGGCGGAATCGGAGGAGGCGCTCGTCGAAGCGGAGCGTCTGACCCGGCGGCTCAAGGACACGACGGAGGCGGCGCGGACCACGCTGGTGCGGGCCCGCCTGACGCGCGCACAGGGGCACGCGGCCGACGCGGTGCGCCACTACAAGCAGGCGATCGCGTCGTTCGAGACCCTCGAGATGCGCGCGGATCTCGCGGGGGCCGCGAACGAGCTCGGCGAATTCTTGATCGACCAGAAACGGCCGTCCGACGCGGCGCCCTACCTCGCCCGCGCGCTGCGCGAACTGCGCCAGCCCA belongs to bacterium and includes:
- a CDS encoding helix-turn-helix transcriptional regulator — protein: MLSLGERIRARRKELRLTQSQLGGTELTKGFISLIEKDRAKPSIETLILLAKRLQRPIGYFLEESTPLGRRALQTLLSLGWALLKQGDFTQAAETFTQTRGIAQQQDDKNAEAEACCGLGSALAGLRQFDLARQNVDRARDLAAEIQEPRHFARISHVLGLIAYYERDLAAAREHFLEAHRRVQAEGEPDVSLTGALLLNLGNTYQEAGEHQEAARWYREALALLEPTQDLRRIGLVHVQLGIAHRDAGRPDAALAHLARAEHLFELLEDIRLLAQARTSMGIMLLEHGDVQDAIEQLRSSLRIKQQLGDDPGRARSLTELARALVVTGALAESEEALVEAERLTRRLKDTTEAARTTLVRARLTRAQGHAADAVRHYKQAIASFETLEMRADLAGAANELGEFLIDQKRPSDAAPYLARALRELRQPNLTGRVTGNR